caGGACCTGGCTGAGCAGTTTCTGAAAAAGAAGCTGCTCAGCCGTGctccaaaacaaaaaaaaactttcatttttttgaaagacccccccccttatctagagaactgaaatCAAGGTCTGAAAAAAGGGTTCGTCAAATTATGCAAGAGTTCCCCCCATCCCCCAACAAAGGCACATGGGAGGACCTAGTTACACAGAATataggaataaaaaaatatataagaaagaCCCCCCCtttccatttgcataccaagaGAGAGTGAGGAGGCAATGGTCTTTTCATCTACCTGTAATTCATGCGATCTAGCTTGCTAGCCACTCAGAGTGGGTAGCAGTGGGGGTGCTGGCGGTATATGCACTGATAATACAGCATTTCAGTCAGGAATCAACTAAAGCCAATGATTGTAGATAAACCAAGAGGTTAGAAATAATAACGTATGAATTTAAATGTTGTTCCCTAGACcctgtttttctctctttagtGAGGCACATCCTCTTCAGATTATAATTTGAGTGCTCCTCTCCTCTCTTCATCCATCCATTGACAACCTTTCATTAAGTTAATATATTGAACTCTTTAGATTCTGCGGAGCTCAGTCATCCTATCTTGGTATCTAAGAGTCAGCTTGAAGCGGGTACAGATCACCTATCCTCAACCAGTGAGAGTGAATCTGATGGAGATGAGTTCTGTGATTCTGTTGATGAACCAATCATTAGTAGGGTAAGAAACACATGGAACTCCTTCGTTAGTCATTGTTACTTCAATCTTGATATTATGGTATATTTGTCACTCTGGTAGATAATGAAGTCCATCCGATACCACAAAATAGTAAGTTTTATATCCTAAATtgagtaaatcctgtatagtgattggttcaagtagcatcatgtgaccgaatatatttcaactatgatgttgcgtgacgtcagacctcgatatatttttggatatatcgaggtctgacgtcattatttcataaaactggATATCTAGCTAAACCTATGAGCTAAACTCTCGGGCGTACCGGCCAgcgcgctctctctcccgggcaagtccaGCAATGCGTCGGCGCAGGCTCTAATCTGTGTTCCGCTGAGCGCGAtatggctcggagaaaagtaggtaattcaactcaagtaaccggactttgcaagctcagcacatagatttttgttatgaattattaaaagtaggatataaaacaaatatatcaggcgtttcattcgaaagcatagtgggaattattaatcctcggttggactggcaaaactactatatttcccgaggggcgaagcccctcgggaaaaatagtacttgccagaccaaccttggataaataattccactatactttctcaaagcctgatatatttgtttattatacaAGTTCCTGGTTTGTTGCCAACCAGTTCATAAGTCAACCAAACTGAATTTAAAGATTTTCTTTATGCTAAGTTCACACCAAAGGCGAATGCCGCGCTTTAAATCGGcatcatttttgtttacttttcaaaaaatcTCACGATCTCCTAAGATATGTTATGCTCTGATACGCTCTGACACGAAGTTCGTTCCCGCTTTGGGCGACAAATTATTTCCCGAATTGCTACGGCTTCTCAGGCTTTGATGCCGATTGATCAGGATTTATTACGCTTTAAATTACGCTTTGATATGCTTTATTACTCTTTGATAAGCTTTGATGCGCTTATCACGCTTTAAATAACGCTCTGATACGATTATCAAGCTCTCTTGTGCATTGATAGGCTCTGTTAAGCTCTATTATGCAATGACAAAATTCGAGATTCTGATTGCATCCTGCCTCTGATCCAGAGTATATATAAAGATGCAGCAGATACACGAAATCATTGCATCTTTGGCAGAAGAACAAGATATGGAAGTTCAATATGTACCAGAGTATGAACCATCTTATGATGTAGACATGGTGTTCGATGAGATCCTTGCGAGAGTGGCACCAGTCATCCAGAAGCAAGAGACTAACTACAGGCACCCTTTGTCAGCTGGCCTCAAACTGGCAATCACCTTGAGACATCTGGCCACTGGGGACAACTACAGATCACTGGCATATGGTTTCAGATGTGGTATCTCAACCATATCAGAGTTGATTCCAGGAGTGTGCAGGGCCATTGTAGAGGCATATAAAGATGAGGTCTTCAACATACCTACCACCCCTGAAGCATGGAGCACCCTTGCCCAGCAGTTTGAACAGAGATGGAATATCCCCCATGCAATTAGTGCCTTGGATGGAAAGCACATAGCCATTAAGAAGCCAGCAAACACAGGCAGTCTCTACCACAACTACAAGGAGTTCTTCTCTATACCACTGCTGGAATTGGTAGATGCAGAGTACAAGTTCATCTGGATTGAGCTGGGAGGTAAAGGACACATGTCTCATGTCTGACTCCCATATATTCACAGACTCTGAGCTCTTTGAATGCCTAGAAGATGGGTCCACCATGCCCTCTGTTATTGTTGGTGTTATGTATTTCATCTGcttgtaaaaaatataaatacagactttatttattttttacccaTGACAAATCAGATAATACTACTATTGTAAATCAGGTGTGAAAAATTAAACGAATCAAGTTGCAGAATTTGAAATTTAGATATGTGCGATAAAAGATCTTTAAATCCGCAATTTTTGTTAAAttgattattacaaattattacaaattgatttttttactaattaaaaaattagtaagaaaatcaattttatatgtGAGATAAGTAACCCTTATTGTAACAGAGAAAATAGaacaaaggaaataaaatataaaacattataaaattaaaaaatgaaatataataaaaaataaatagaaagtcaaaaggggcctaagctttcgatcctagcagaatcttcgtcggaggcaaaatgacaaacatataaagtggaacaaccataatatagaccacagacaagctacagcaacgCTAGAAACAAGgagcattagtgagtagagaagaccaatcaggttaatgaaggggatgaaagaaaagtagtaggcagacacaaagggaagttaaggccagtaaaagacctcaagccaagagggattaagataatgaggcaggcaacatcaaacaggatctggaacaaaacagtgatagaggatatgaggaagagatgaataacaagagaattagtgagaggtgggtcaaacaggttacaaagaaaggcataataaactggtgcataagagtgggggaaaaaaaggaaaagaatggggaacaactgataatgtgcaaaagacatataagtgtATATGAttaagcattaaacaaactaagagaagaatgTAAGTGTAAAGATGTATCTATGagtgatatgtatatacatatatccaaaaaggaaatgtatatgaaaatatataaatacacatatggtgtaactgatattgtaatccgctatataggtgtgacgggaaaaaaaacataagactatatagtaggaaaaaaaaaaaaacctgtatatgtgaaaaagaggaagcaaattgcctaaaaaggtaaaagcaaatatagaagagagggggtgtattatgaagaaaccatagtatacatgtaaataagcaaatgtggtaaatctaaaagtggtgagtggagaaaaatatatatatatatataataattattatatatcgcctgaataatttaaggaaggaaaaattggagctgagcttgtatgagatatgggaggaaagtagaggaagaaactataatggAACTAtgcaaaagagctgaggggaaaaaatatatgtatataattataaattgaaagtggataggaaagaataatcagtcgttcccctcttggatgttcaggccatgaggttgggtggtgcgaagtcgtctcatccagaacttctctctgctagtacggaccgagtcaggacgggtacctaaagattcaatgccctgtagcatcatgtcagtgatggaacataaatgaaaaaaaaaaaaaatataaaaaacttTGTAGAAAACTCAGAGTTTTCAACAGagtttttctatttatttttttattctattgccttttctatttcattatgTTTTATACAGGGTGTCCCATAAAAAAAATGCCAGGTACACTTCCGGtcgtttttttgtttcattattttttgtttccttattttttgtttcattgaagAGACCAACTCTTCATTTAGTAACTGATCCAAAAATTCCAAAATCATGTTCAGTGGTTTTTGTGTTATAATACTTCTTGCAAAGGTCTGTAAGGGGTAAAAATGAGGCTGAACGAATCCTTAACTGTAGGGCCTATGGGCAAATTATCAAAAGTACATGATTTTACTGCTTGCATCCCTTTGCAAAAagtgtaataaaataaaaactaccAAATCATATTTCGTGATGTTTTGGTCAGTTACTTATAAAATGCGGCTCTTTCCAATGATATCGAAATTGTTGCGCATTCCGGACCGGAAGTGTGACGGGCGTTTTTTTGTAGGACACtctgtatttttatttcttttgtttaatttttttttctcttttttggttGGGGGATTTGTGTGTATTTTGTATTGTTCTCATAATTTTAGTTTAatatcttcaattttttttattacattttattataaaatgctttttttttatttgacataTTCTCTTTTACTATTAAATGGAACATGTTATCACTATGTACAAAAAGCATCAaacttaacaaaacaaaatatttatcagtttttacattttttttcaaaataatgcatCCAACTTTAGGCCCAAAACcattaaaaatgtgatttttttcaaaaccattcTGACAACGAAAAAATGCAAGAGAATACACTGaatttcaactaaaaaaaatttgggCAAGAAATGTTGCAAACTGttaatttttctgaaatttAAAGCTGAACATGCACATTTTACCTCTGTAACTTACGTTACTGCGCTTATTTTTCTTTGACCATAATCATTCTGTTAAGGGATGGATAATGAAACTATCCTTCGTTTGTTGGATAGTTTCGAAGATATGACTattcttatttcaatttttctactatatttttcattcatttgatgAGTTAATGTAACCGTGAATTAAGATATTGATAGATATGATGGAGGTTGTTAACTATGTAAAGTTAGACTGttcctattattattttgattcatACACATAAAACTTACAGATAACTGCCAAATGCTTTTAGATGGATTTGTCTTACACATATTCTCAAAGAATCTCTGTCACCAtatgacaaaagaaatagtgactgtTTAAACCTTGGTAACGTTTGTTACTCATATGAGTCACGTATGTTGCATATATTAAACTctaaaaagaagataaattttAAGACTTCTAATAAATAACAAGAGTATCAACGTTGCAGGACCTTCAGTACTTCTGAAAGTAGAATTGTTGTCtgatgtcattgtcattgtcttTACAGTGTATACATTAAGCCTAAAATCGAAAATTGGAATAAAATCTTTAAATTTTAAAAGTGTATTTTGtctaaatataattattttcaccgcAAAATTATCTGTTAAGGTGACTGTTATGTAAAAGCATTCCTTTGGTTTTAAACAGGTTTAAAATCAAAGGAATGCATTTACATAAGAGTCACAAAAAGAATTATCAATACCTCAAAAAATGTATCAGTGTGTGCTATATAAACAATGGTAACGTATATGTTTCCAGGTTGAAATATTAGTGCACTAGAAAGTGGAGATGCATTCAAAAGGGCATTAAAAAGGAATGATACATCGCTAAAACAATAGCAGACAATGTTAGTGCACAAACTGTTCAGAAGTTATAGTGTTCAGCATATTAAAGTTTTTATCAATAAGGTATCAGGCACAAgtgtgaaaaatattgaaagaaatcaCCGCAAGCCtataaaatgttcaaaatgcAAACATCAGCACAGTGCTTTATGATTATTACTCATGGCTATTACGAGTTTTATTAATTAACCAATAATGTGCCAAGAAATCTGTACGTTTTAAGCAAAAATGATGTATGATTTGGGCAATTTATTAACAAAATACAGAATTATGAACAATTCAAATGAAGTTACGTATATAGACAGCCTTCTCACGATTTTAGATAGAGAGTAAAACTAACGCATGACACACTACTCTATAAACACAACAGTAATAATTACAAGAAGGCTTTGGATGCCCGGGGAATTATTTAAAGGAAGACTTGAAATCATGGTTACGTATGTTTCACATGCTTTTGCGAcaaatttgatttgtaaaataattaaattgaataGTTTTCAATTatatgtgtttttattttaacatgTAGGCTTATGGCTTAATTCGTTTTAGAACAAGTTTTAGTAAGAAAAGATCGTGCTTTAATTTGCATTGCATAAACATATCGGCAAACTTATTGATTTGCGACATTCTGTTTTTGTTGGGTCTGATGAATGGGTAACTTCcgaaataatcataatttgatGTTCAATTTTCGGCAGTTCAAGTTAACAATATAATAAAGAAGACTTTTTTATCGGCAACTTTCGATAATCGGtcattgctttattttttctttggtaAAACTATTGCGACAAGTATTTCACTGAATTGTACATATTTAGTCGTTTAGAACCATTAATATGATACATTTAAACTTTTCAAAGCAAACATTATAATCACTGTTTCCAAATCATTGTTTCCAATTCATTATAATGATATATCCAACTTGATATAACACATATACAACTTTCAAAGCAAACATCATTATTAATGTTtccaaaacataataataatatatccaACTTGATATAACACATATACAACTTTCAAAGCAAACATTATTAATGTTTCCAAATCATTGTAACAAACAAAAATCCTTCTTTGTCTTATCATACATAACACAATGTACAGACAAATATTataacatcaaaatatcaaaagtaCATGTAGCATAAAAACATCGAAAAATCTCCCGTGTCAATTtaaaaaagttactgaattcaCTTCTTGGTGGTGTCATCTTCCGGTCCTGGAGGAGTTCCCAGAGGAGTCACAGGAGATGGTGGTCTTGTGGAGATACCTGCAGCGGTAATGGCTCTGTTTACCATTACAGTCAGATTCAGGGAGTCGGTAGTCTTGTCAGCAGCGGCAGTAGCAGCAGCACCATACCCTTAGGAGCTGGTAGCAGTGAAGGGAGTGGATGATCTTGGTAAGTTTGACTGGATGTTGGAGGCTGCTGTAGGTGGTACTGCTGCTGCTGACCCAGTAGATGTGGATGTTGGTGCTGTCCTGCCTGCTACCCTCCCAGTTGTGCCATGGATGCTGACAACGTTTCTGTGCTCAACTGTCTCGATGTGATCCTTCAGAAATGAGAAGTTTACCCAGATCAATCGATCAAGTAGCAGACAGGTCCTCTAGAACATCTGTACCATCACCAGACTTCCCAACACTCTTCTTCAGGCGGCTCAGTTGGGTTCTGTTTGATTTGTAGAAGGTTTGCAGGGCTGCCACCTCCAAACCCATCGCTTTGGCTTTGTCTTCCCATAGCTTCTCTTTTTGGGGTGCGTCTTTGTACTCAGTCAGCCTCTTGGAGTAGATGCACGGGTTCTGTTTTAACCAATCAATCAACTCTTCCTTCTGAGCCTCTGTCAGCTGGGCATAATAATATGGCTTATTCTTACGCTTTTTCAGGCTGCTGGAACTGGTGGGATTTCTGGGTGATCTTCCCCAGACTCTATGATAGGCTGATCTTCCCCTGACTCTATGACAGGCTGTGGCTGCTCTGGCACCAGTATGTCTTCTTGTGGCTGCGGTGGAGTTGGAGATCTAGCCCAACGACATGGCCTCTGCGTCCCCCTCTCTGGTTCTTCCTGGTTGTGTCTCGACCTCTCTTGGGTcccatatttttactttaaagtaGATTTAGGGTTCACCAGATTTGGACAATTGGAATTATAAGAACACGAGTCCCAACAAAGCATGTCAATTGGTGAAAGAGCGTACAAAGTGGGGTCACCGCTTTGAACCAAGCTCTCTTAAACTCTGTTAAGCTTTCCTACGACTTTGTTAAGCTTTGTGACGCTTTGATAAGCTTTAATACGCTCTCCCCGCTTTACGCAATCCGTGACAGATCGCTTCAAATTTTTAAAcagtttcaaaatttttggcgCTCTTGCCGAATGTCCCGAATTGCTCAAAGCTTTCTCATGCTCTATTACGGTCTTTACGCTTTAATTAAGCTTTGTTATGCTTTGCCACCGCTTTAAAGCGCCGTTGGTGTGAACTTAGCATTAGCATATGAAATAGAAAACTTGATACACTGGAACCCATATAACATCTGcattcattgtaaaaaaaaaaaattaagagagaTTCTCACACTAATGAGAAAACAAGATCCAAAGCATGAGATTTGCATACTGAGCAAGATCTATTGAAACTCCGAACAGTCTGGGGAAAAATGTCTTTACAGAATGTTTTTATCTTGGTTTTGGGTTTCAGtatgttttcaaattttgacatgTAGCACAGAAAGATTTACTCAGTCTTGTGAATTTGGAAGCTCAAAATGATTTTGactaataaaacatataatctAGTTTGGTGACTGATTGGTTTTGTGCTTAACGTTGATATATGAGGCAGAGAAGAAGATAATCTGCTTTCTTTCATGCAACTATTAGTTGTTGAGAAATAAGTGTTTTCTTTGAATTGGGTTATATTGGGAAGCAACAAAATGACAACTTTCTCCAaggaaaatttcatatttcaattaatATGATAATTTACTAAGACCATTCTCATGCAAAGGTGGCAGAGTGATTCCATTCTCTGTCTATCAATTGTTCAATGATTTGTGAAAAAGGGAACCGTAATGCATTCATTGAGATTACttcattttgtttgtgtatGATATACAATTTCTAAAAATGGTTATTGTGTGTATTTAGTCGTACATTACTGCTTTGCGAGTTTTATTCTTGATCATGTTTGAATTTGATAATGACATTTTGTTTCAATACAGATAAGTGTAGCTCACACACCAAAGACTGAATCTCTGCCATCTGTTATtgaggaggaagaaagaaaacaacTCACATCAACCCCATTTAATGGAGATCATGCAGTAGTTACCAAGGCAGAAATCCATAGTAAGAATTCTATTCAGTGGCACTTAGTCCTGTGTCTATTACTATTTGTATACTCAGTGCAACATTTACGCTTCTTTTTAGGACTTCACTTCCTTAAAATATTGGAAGTATATTGGtcataaaatcaaacatacaaaggTATGAACAGGAAAGAATAAATGGTTTGTGAGAAGCAATTCATGGTTTTAAAGggctatttttttcaattcagaaACACAGACGTTAGTGGTCATTGTTCACAACCCTGGGGGGATGTTGAATatagctgtttgtaagttaagagtgactggtgatcctttcttgtggtgaattatattcaccattaacttatcattggtgattatttactGCATAAGAAAGGTTTACCAGCTGTTCTTAAAGTCTCTCTTACCTTACAAACAGTTTAATGTAACACCCACCAGCTCGCCATCTGGTAACACTAACATCCAACCATAATGAACTCTACTCTTGCACAGAAATTCAGATGGGGTCGGTACCAAACAACTAACATTTAAAGTTCAAGCTGAAGCTGTTGCTCAAAATTGTGCATTTccagtgaaaatttcatcgtaGGATTTCTCACTACTGATGTAGGGCATAATAGCATGGCGACAGGTACTTTGGAGAGCACCAATTACCCATACAGTCACTGAAATGTTTACTTTCAATGTGTCACTTTTGGAACCAAGAAAAGTTGTAGTATTGTTTACCCACTTGAATCATAATTTGTTCCAGGATCCAAATATGATACAGGAAAGGTTATGATAGGCTTATGATCACAGATGTTTCTTTGTTAAGAGAGGTTGTGTGCTTGCCTTGATATCATTGCAGGCTGCCTaattcaaaatattgttaaaccTTGTTTCTATTTTTATGTTTGTAATACACTCTGTCTGacttgtatttttctctttcagacAATGTTGATGCCATCATCCAGCCTAGGTATACTTCAAGTTCTACTTCAGCCCCTACCATGTCTACACCTTCCATGCGAGGTGGTGGAGAGGTGACAAAGGGGTCAAATGGTCAACAAGGTCAAGACATTGCAACAAATCAATCCCATAAAGGTAAAAGTGGTGCCTAATTGTATGATCTATTCAAAAGAATATGGCTTGAATATAAAGtctgggggccatttcataaagctgttcgtaagttaagagcaactttaagaacaactggtgaacatttcttacgcgctaaacaatCGCCAATGAatgtaccatttaccacaagaaaggatggccagtcgttcttaaagtcgcttttaacttacgaacagctttatgaaacacccgccggGATTAGTAATGTCATGGTGATTAGAAAGAAACTTACTGAATATGGTGAATATGGTTTTATAATCCAATAGGGTTAAAAGCATTTGTAAAGATtcatgataatatatatataattcttcaaaaacattctttcaatttgaaatttctagaagaaaacataatgaatatataaatggtTAATTTTATGTTATGTCTATGTATAATAAATTGCATTCTGGTTTATGCTGCAACTCATTTTTCTCTGCTTCACGAGATAAaccaagaaataaataaagcaatAGAGCTTTTACAGTTATTGAAGAAAAATCAGATGAAAGAAAATCGGAAAGCAATCAATTTTATGTAGCTCTGACCCCCTCCTGTCATTGTGTTCTCAGGTTACCAATCATCAGATAGTTTCCATAGCTTCAGACCCTCTGGATCACAAGACTCTCCTGATGGGAGTAgtagaaggaaagagaggaggggtgGGGGAGGTGATAGGAGGACACCAGGAGGTGAGAGTAGTCCCCTAAGATCACCCTTACCGGATGGCATGGTGGAGCAGATTACAATATCTTTAGAGAGACTTCAGAGGGATATGAATAGTGTTCTAGTCAGACTAAACACACTGGAGACCATTGCAATATCAAGGCATCAGGTATGTATACACACATAAATCTAAATGGAGGATATCTACAATAAAGGCAAGTTTGGGAAACTAAAGGCAACCTTCACCCTTGACTTATGTCATTAGAAATTTGATATGATATGATTGTCTAATAtctaattaattcattttttttttggaattgcccataatgtttttgttttttttaggtTGCTTCTGAGTCTAGACTTTTCCAGACACAGGTTCTTTTGATATCTTTCTTTCACAACAACACTTGAGTTGTATCTTTTTAACACTTATGTGTGGTTTTTGTATATGTCTTTGAACGTTGTCCTGTTTCCTATTCACCAGACTAAAACTCTTTTCTAAAGTGGCACATATTATCAACCTAGCAGTGATTCCATGTCATTTTATAGCTCTGGTATAAATTCCAAACACTTTATATAAGTAGCAAAAAACTTTCTTAAACCCTGAATTTAAAACTATACTCTTCCCCTCCCCCCAACATAATTCACAGATTGGCTCTCTTAGAAAAAATGTTTGCCATGTATATATTTGTAGTTGGCAAAATGGATAAATCACAGTGAACATTTGTTATAAAGTTCCTTGTACTGTACCAATCAATATACTTGTCACCATAGTatttaaattaaatgaaaacaaattttatgtcaTATCTGGATTATTATAACTTGTTTTAATAACTTTTGACTGATTTGAAGTGACTTCAAAAATGGAAAGACAGTGACATCATATTTGGTCCACAAAGGAAGTCAGTAACACAATATGTAATCATATGCAAGGTATATGCTCTGTTCATTTGTGAAGAAGATGGATCATTCTGACATGTCAAAATGACCCATATACGGACCTGTCACCAGGAGCAAGGTTTTTCAATGTAAATGACAAATTATGGCATAGTTGGCTTTCTATAGATTGCTCTGAATTGCTCTGGATCTCTGAATGAGTTTCCACTACatgatcatttttttcagtGATACAATTGATTGATTTGTCTTACCTCTTTAGCTTGAGACTCAGCAAGCATACATGAGAGAGGGGAATCCCCTAGCTAAGGATGGTACACCCATCAGGACTCCACCCCAACGAACCACACCCTCCTGGTGGCCTTTCCCTACCCTTCCCATGAGAACAGTCTTCATCCTTCTAGTCTGGCCTTTCATTGTACAATGGATCCTAAGGTTCCTTGCAAGGCACCGGAGGGCTCGTCCACCACCTCGATGAGGAGTCCAACGAAACAACTACGCTTTTAACATGCCTGAGGGATATCAACATTTATGGTTTATTTGTATCATGTGATTGCAATTCATGCCACCTGCTCACCTGATACTGCTTAATTGCAGGGGTCAATGTGAAAACTTTGGAAAGGTAATTTCTGGTACTAGGGCTATATGGATGCGAAGCTAAAAATTCCATAGAAAGGCACATGGCTTGTGATGAATGAACTCATTGGAATTCAATCATTTTATTGTACACTTAGTTTGAATTGCATTATAACCTTTGAGGTGCAATGTGGCTCATTCATATGTCTGCCTCATATTCTTGCTGTTCCTGTAGTGAATTAACATATTTTCAATAACACAATAAAGGAAAACATTGTGCTCGCGATGAGCTGCAAAGCTAGATGTGGTTGATTCTGGCCAGATAAGGGTTTGGTCAAGTTTATCATGAATGATGGCTGCTGGCTGTttatcaggtcacatgattttACTACTTAGGCATGTTAAGGGTTAAAGTGGAGTATTTGTGTCATGTTACAGCTCACAAATTGGTTTCTTCATAGCATAAAGATGTTTGTAATTTACACATGACCTTACAAATGACTGTAACATGTTCTGATACTCTAAGAGATACCCCATGTATTCCTGGTTTTAGAATCAATGTCTTATGATCcttatcaaatttttaaaaatattgaactttgcATTCAAGTACATGTTGACAATTTTATTCTGCAAGAACCATATTTGAACATTAGCTGATTGCGTTGAAATAATTGAGAATATAATTCAGCACACAAGAACATGTAAGAGTAGTTTGTAAAGTCATGCATatctttacaaacagctttatgaaaccacCCCACTTGAACTGAAAGGTGAAGTCAGAGTTTATATATGTTAGTAAACACTTCTTTAGCTGCCAATGAATTAGATCATCTAAAGTAAGATCTAGCATTCATTCAACAAACGATATGATTTTTGCTCACAAATCAAGTTTG
This genomic interval from Lytechinus pictus isolate F3 Inbred chromosome 3, Lp3.0, whole genome shotgun sequence contains the following:
- the LOC129257157 gene encoding acyl-CoA-binding domain-containing protein 5-like, translating into MKRFYGLYKQATEGPCHQAKPAFWNVVQTQKWQAWSVLGEMGSDEAKRLYVEELLQTILDNSKARDIPHMYKIIETMPQTEDVVTFLKVMGPFFELVHEEELEEVSVSSSPQVTKVNGHINGGVKMKETKVDKSGDQAKSLQNGDVSDVSDYTNGFLEGDLEPDERSKDKSGSPESSGTDLKVNGHMEEGMVNEEESRYERIVTSHLGENSAELSHPILVSKSQLEAGTDHLSSTSESESDGDEFCDSVDEPIISRISVAHTPKTESLPSVIEEEERKQLTSTPFNGDHAVVTKAEIHNNVDAIIQPRYTSSSTSAPTMSTPSMRGGGEVTKGSNGQQGQDIATNQSHKGYQSSDSFHSFRPSGSQDSPDGSSRRKERRGGGGDRRTPGGESSPLRSPLPDGMVEQITISLERLQRDMNSVLVRLNTLETIAISRHQLETQQAYMREGNPLAKDGTPIRTPPQRTTPSWWPFPTLPMRTVFILLVWPFIVQWILRFLARHRRARPPPR